One stretch of Akkermansia massiliensis DNA includes these proteins:
- a CDS encoding M15 family metallopeptidase, whose protein sequence is MPDRTPQPPPRLSPRLRKQALLLIACVISGSQLYGLKHPASVWPAEREVLSGHSIFGQPGDPASLVTVPLPYPLRPSWSPDTELASITCHRFIAVPLTRIFQRTLEHYGMERIRELRLDVYGGCFNNRPIRGGSRPSLHAWGIAIDMDPERNTLYMSTPEAVFSGPEYDAFWSIVEKEGAFSLGRERNYDWMHFQFARP, encoded by the coding sequence ATGCCTGACCGCACGCCGCAACCTCCGCCACGGCTATCCCCGCGCCTCCGGAAGCAGGCGCTTCTGCTGATTGCCTGCGTCATTTCAGGCAGCCAGCTGTACGGCCTCAAACATCCCGCCTCCGTCTGGCCCGCGGAACGGGAAGTGCTTTCCGGCCATTCCATCTTCGGACAGCCGGGGGACCCGGCCTCCCTGGTCACGGTTCCGCTGCCCTATCCGCTGAGGCCGTCCTGGTCCCCGGACACGGAGCTTGCGTCCATTACCTGCCACCGTTTCATCGCCGTGCCGCTCACCAGGATTTTCCAGCGAACGCTGGAACATTACGGCATGGAGCGCATCCGCGAACTGCGGCTGGACGTTTACGGAGGCTGCTTCAACAACCGCCCCATCCGCGGAGGCTCCCGCCCGTCCCTGCACGCGTGGGGCATTGCGATAGACATGGACCCCGAACGCAATACCCTGTACATGAGCACGCCGGAAGCCGTCTTTTCCGGACCGGAATACGATGCCTTCTGGTCCATCGTGGAAAAGGAGGGGGCCTTTTCCCTGGGACGCGAGAGAAATTACGACTGGATGCACTTCCAGTTCGCCAGGCCGTGA
- a CDS encoding chloride channel protein: protein MNSPSPQPQPPPDSVWYGWILRLFHHWKVGERQVTYVWAVIVGVVGASMSLFFEWTVEVIQWLLTGIWSDSRVGTFSQVEPEWRMFIPVVGGLAAGCILLFLKKRMPGQATEYMEAMSIGNGLIKFRASALKVFSAAWSIASGAAIGKEGPIIQSSALIASAVGQRLHVSIPRLRLLVGCGAAAGFTTAFHAPFAGCLFVSEIIIGTVSMDILAPLLIASCTGFAMLHLLGDPAPLYSSPFESFTVFSQSLWCIALGVAAAVAARGWVSLLDVATRYLNGRQSLLPLRLMAAGLVVGVLAVFYPEVVGNGQALITGLVDEDYSTQQAFILLLVKVSAVAIVFGCGTVGGAMTPTLYVGSMVGFIFSTVLTSLGMEGNHTVAYAMVGMAAFFAVAAQAPLTALVMVVEFSMSGEMIYPLLIGVVSAYGTGRLIRARSMYAASLSGSPESVVNLPMAQVHVHDLARHVVPQVAPDASLDDVSSLMLRNPGDLIFVVKKDGTYEGAIYPDDFLAVRRQMEEKGKSPPPTAGELIRAGAPVLDAGTHLTDALKLFEQTHLPAFPVVWKNTGRLDGVLYRNALFQVITEMMKRESGGDVGM from the coding sequence ATGAATTCTCCATCCCCCCAGCCCCAGCCGCCGCCGGATTCCGTCTGGTACGGGTGGATTTTAAGGCTGTTCCATCATTGGAAGGTGGGGGAAAGGCAGGTCACTTACGTGTGGGCCGTGATCGTGGGGGTGGTGGGCGCCAGCATGTCCCTGTTTTTTGAGTGGACGGTGGAAGTGATTCAATGGCTGCTCACGGGCATCTGGTCGGATTCCCGCGTAGGCACCTTTTCCCAGGTGGAGCCTGAGTGGCGCATGTTTATTCCGGTGGTGGGCGGCCTGGCGGCCGGCTGCATCCTGCTGTTCCTGAAAAAAAGGATGCCGGGACAGGCCACGGAATACATGGAGGCCATGTCCATCGGAAACGGGCTGATCAAATTCCGGGCGTCCGCCCTGAAGGTGTTTTCCGCGGCATGGAGCATTGCTTCCGGAGCGGCCATCGGCAAGGAAGGGCCTATCATCCAGTCCTCCGCCTTGATCGCGTCCGCGGTGGGGCAGCGGCTGCACGTATCCATTCCGCGGCTCCGGCTGCTGGTCGGCTGCGGGGCGGCGGCCGGGTTCACCACGGCGTTCCATGCCCCCTTTGCCGGGTGCCTGTTCGTGAGTGAAATCATCATCGGCACCGTGAGCATGGATATTCTGGCGCCTCTGCTGATTGCCTCCTGCACCGGGTTCGCCATGCTGCACCTGCTGGGGGATCCCGCCCCGCTGTACAGTTCGCCGTTTGAAAGCTTTACCGTCTTTTCCCAGTCCCTGTGGTGCATTGCGCTGGGAGTGGCGGCCGCCGTGGCGGCCAGGGGATGGGTCAGCCTGCTGGATGTAGCTACCAGGTATTTGAACGGCCGCCAGTCCCTCCTGCCGCTGCGCCTGATGGCCGCCGGACTGGTTGTGGGGGTGCTGGCGGTTTTTTATCCGGAGGTGGTGGGCAACGGGCAGGCCCTGATTACCGGGCTGGTGGATGAAGATTACAGCACGCAGCAGGCGTTTATCCTGCTTCTGGTGAAGGTGTCCGCCGTGGCGATCGTGTTCGGCTGCGGTACGGTGGGCGGAGCCATGACGCCCACGCTGTATGTGGGAAGCATGGTCGGGTTTATTTTCAGTACGGTCCTGACGTCTCTGGGCATGGAGGGCAACCATACGGTGGCGTATGCGATGGTGGGGATGGCGGCCTTTTTTGCCGTGGCGGCCCAGGCTCCCCTGACCGCGCTGGTGATGGTGGTGGAGTTCTCCATGAGCGGGGAAATGATTTACCCGCTCCTGATCGGCGTGGTGAGCGCTTATGGAACGGGGCGGCTGATTCGCGCGCGGTCCATGTATGCCGCCAGCCTGTCCGGCAGTCCGGAGTCCGTGGTCAACCTGCCCATGGCGCAGGTCCATGTGCATGACCTGGCTCGCCATGTGGTGCCCCAGGTGGCGCCGGACGCTTCCCTGGACGACGTTTCCTCCCTGATGCTGCGGAATCCCGGAGACCTGATTTTTGTGGTGAAAAAGGACGGGACTTATGAGGGTGCCATTTATCCGGATGACTTTCTGGCTGTCCGCCGGCAGATGGAGGAAAAGGGGAAGAGCCCTCCTCCCACCGCCGGGGAGCTGATCCGCGCGGGCGCCCCCGTGCTGGATGCCGGCACCCATCTGACGG